The Palaemon carinicauda isolate YSFRI2023 chromosome 37, ASM3689809v2, whole genome shotgun sequence genome contains a region encoding:
- the LOC137629313 gene encoding uncharacterized protein — MYIGFGKIMDQITYVKNICTSRLKPLRVLSNRGNGVGIPILRSVYLATIRSIIDYSAPVLCSFSDKDLRPLELLQNEAMRVILGCPRTARIEIMRMELNFPRVTQRIRELAVSSIIRLIRQNDRHFKIIINRYVKGVPGFFTLNEYSRKLCKILNDYNVFDFCVPLPSSRLIKPWITEKVDISIEQLDLRKRDSNPLELKQLFLEKISRYPKDTAIHAYCDGSVTGCRAGLGVVIREFFEFGYSTEERISKRIGDHSSSTTAELFAIYECLKFGMHKEKSIICFVDSQSALLALNAKLPSDEEIVTKCNEYISVIKGSGYSVKFVWIPSHCGIYFNDVADELAKQGCNKESIDYATLV, encoded by the coding sequence ATGTATATTGGTTTTGGTAAAATAATGGATCAAATTACCTATGTGAAGAACATCTGTACATCTCGGCTTAAGCCATTACGTGTTTTGTCAAATCGTGGTAACGGTGTTGGTATTCCAATATTAAGGTCTGTATATCTTGCCACTATTAGAAGTATCATAGACTACTCGGCTCCAGTCTTATGTAGTTTTTCAGATAAAGATCTTCGCCCCTTGGAATTGTTGCAAAACGAAGCTATGAGGGTAATATTAGGTTGCCCTAGAACTGCAAGGATTGAAATAATGCGAATGGAGCTGAATTTCCCGCGTGTTACTCAAAGAATAAGAGAGCTGGCAGTCTCCTCAATTATAAGACTGATTAGACAGAATGAtaggcatttcaaaattattataaatagatatgtgaaaGGCGTTCCAGGATTCTTCACACTGAATGAATATTCAcgaaagctttgtaaaatattgaatgactataaTGTTTTTGATTTCTGTGTACCTTTGCCAAGTTCACGTCTAATAAAACCTTGGATTACTGAGAAAGTAGATATAAGTATAGAGCAACTTGATTTGAGAAAAAGGGACAGCAATCCCCTTGAACTTAAACAGCTGTTTTTGGAAAAGATATCTCGATACCCAAAGGATACGGCGATTCATGCTTATTGTGATGGTTCTGTTACCGGATGTCGAGCTGGTCTTGGTGTTGTAATTAGAGAATTTTTTGAATTTGGTTATAGTACAGAGGAGAGAATATCTAAGCGTATTGGCGATCATAGCTCATCTACCACTGCTGAGCTGTTTGCCATATATGAGTGTTTGAAATTTGGAATGcataaagaaaaatctataatatGTTTTGTTGACAGTCAGAGTGCTCTTTTGGCTTTAAATGCCAAATTACCTTCAGATGAGGAAATAGTTACCAAATGCAACGAGTACATTTCTGTCATAAAAGGGTCAGGATACAGTGTAAAATTCGTCTGGATACCCTCACATTGTGGTATATATTTTAACGATGTTGCTGATGAATTAGCAAAACAGGGGTGCAATAAAGAATCTATAGATTACGCCACTTTAGTATGA